GTCGATCACCTCGGCGCCCGCGTCGAGGTTGGCACGGAAGGTGCCGGTCGTCGACGGCGTCGCGCGCATGTTCATGTAGTCGAGGTTGACCTTCTCGAGGCCGGCCGTGTCGTTCAGCGTGATGACCGGCTCCTCGCCATCGATGGAGGCGAAGCCCATCAGCGCGAAACCGGCGGAATTCACGAGGTCGCCGGACTGCCCGTCGACCACGAAGGAGCCGGCGCGGGTCAGGTAGTGGCCGCCCTTGGAGTCCTCGACGACGAAGAAGCCGGCGCCCTGCACGGCCACGTCGGTCGACGACAGCGTGTAGGTCAGCGCGCCCTGCTTCGTCACCTCGTAGTGGATGTTGGCCGTCACCGCGCCGGACTGGTAGTTCGCCGGCCCGGAATCCAGGATCAGGGACGAGAATTCGGCGTCCGCCCGCTTGTATCCGACTGTATTGGCGTTGGCGATGTTGTCCGCCACGGTGGCCAGGCGGTACGAATGGGCATTCATACCCGACACGCCGGTGCGAAGAATATTGTAGAGGCTCATGGACTTTCCTTTTGTCGGCGCCCGAAGTTGGAACAGGGCGCCTCGCCGATCCGATTAGCGATCGCGGGCCGACATGCCCGTCCACTCGACACGCATTCTGTTTTGCGTGTTCCTGCTTGTGTCAGGCTGATGGCGGGTCGGCCTCGCCGCCGGCGGTGCGGCCGGTGAGAAGCGCGGCAAGCTCGGCGAAAGCGTCCTCGGACGGCTTGTCGGCCGGCATCTGCACCAGGGCCTCGTAGACGTGGGGGACGACCTGCACGGCCTTGTCGAGCTCGGCGTCCGAGCCCGGCTTGTAGCCCCCGAGCAGGCGCAGGTCGCGCGTGTCCTCGAACCGCGAGATGAGCGCGCGCAGGCGCCGCGAAAGCTCCCACTCGTCGTGCCGGAACGCCTTGTCGGCGAGGCGCGAGAGAGAGGCCAGCGGATCCACCGCCGGCAGCCTCCCCTGCTCGGCGATGGCGCGGGAAAGGACGATGTGCCCGTCGAGGGTGCCGCGCGCGGTGTCGGCGACGGGCTCGTCCATGTCGTCGCCGTCGACGAGGACGGCGAAGACGCCGGTGATGGAGCCCAGCAGGCCCGTCCGCCCCGCCCGCTCCACGAGCCGCGCCATGTCGGCGAAGACCGACGGGGGATAGCCGCGCGAGACCGGCGGCTCGCCGGCGGCGAGGGCCACGTCGCGGGCGGCGTGGGCGTAGCGGGTGAGACTGTCCACCACGAGGAGGACGCGCTTGCCCTGCTCGCGGAAATATTCCGCGACCGCCATCGCGGTCATGGGTGCAAGGCGGCGCATCATCGGCGTCTCGTCGCCGGTGGAGACGACGGCGACGGTGCGGTCCCGGTGCTCGGCGAGCGGGCCGTCGAGGGTCTCCATCACCTCGCGCCCGCGCTCGCCGACGAGGGCGGCGACGACGACGTCGAAGGTCGCCGCCGCGCCGATCATGCCGAGGAGGGTCGACTTGCCGACGCCCGATCCGGCGAAGATGCCGACCCGCTGGCCCTCGACGAGCGGGGCGAAGATGTCGAGCACCTTCACCCCCGTCCTGAGGGCGCGGTTGAGGGGCGCGCGCTTCATCGCCTTCGGCGGATCCGCGTCGACACGGCGAACCGGACCGAGGGGGAGCGGCTCCCCGTGGTCGAGGGGCCGGCCGAGGGCGTCGACCACGCGGCCCAGCCACTCGTCGCAGGGGCGCAGCTCGAAGCGGCCCACCAGTGCCGCCCCTGCGCCGATGAATGCCGCGTGCCGCCGCTCGTAGGGCGAGGCCGTGACGCGCTCGCGGTCGATCCGCACCACTTCGGCCAGCGCCGCGCCGTCGTGGTGGTGGATCAGGAGCTGGTCGCCGAGGGCGGCGTGCCGGGAGAGGCCGCGTACGAAGCGGTCGGTGGGATTGGCCTCGCAGACCACGCCGGAGAGACGCACGGCGGGTTCGGTATATCCATCCAGCACGTCGGCGAGGCGCTCAAGCGCTCCCATCGCGGGACCTCCATGGTCGCAAACCTTGCATGAAAGCTGGTTTGCACGCCGAAGGTGGTCCGGGGCTGTCGCGGCGGTTGCCGGCCGCGCCGCCGGCCCCACCGGGGCACGCCCGCGACGTCTCCCGGCCGGTCAGGTGCCGGAACGGTGGTGGATGCGGTGGATGCGCGGCCATCGCGCCGTGCCGGGAGCGCTGGCGTCGGCCCGCGCCCCGACCCGTCGCTCATACCGGCGGGGGACCTCCGGCGACCGGCGAGACGGCCGGCCGCGCAAGGCGCACGCCTTCAGAACGATGACCGGCCGGAGGCGCCATCGATGCGCGCGGGCCTGCCGGCCCTGCCCTCATGTTCGCGACCCGCTCCTCGCGGACGTCCGCCGGCGCGCGTACGGTCAGACCGGCTCGGCGACCGCGGCCTCCTCCAGCACCTCGTCGGCGACGGCCTCCAGCGCGACGCGGACGTCGTGGAAGGCGGCGCCGCCGTGGGGAGCGACAGCGTCCGCGCCGGTCAGCATGTTGATGCCGCGACCGTCGCGGAAGTCCCCGTTGCGGTGAAGCCCCTCGCAGATGAGGGTGCCGCGCACGACCCCGTCGAACACCTTCGCCTTGAGCCGTACCGCGCCGCGGGCGTTGACGAGCCGCACCAGCGAGCCGTCGGCGATGCCCGCCGCCGCGGCGTCCTCGGAGTGGACCATCACCACCGGCTCGCCCTCCTTGGCAAGGGAGCTCGGCGTGTCGTTGAAGGTGGAGTTCAGGAACGAGCGCGCCGGAGCCGTGACGAGGCGGAACGGCTCACGCTCGGTGGCCGCCTCGATGACGTCCCACTGGTCGGGAAAGCGGGGCATCTCGCCGACGGGGCCCATCGGGCCGTTGTTGTTGTGCGGGATCTTCGTCCAGTCCGGGCTGAACCGGAACTTCCCGTCCGGGTAGCCGAACCCGTCGAGGTAGTGGGCGGTCTCGAAGTCCGGATTGAGGTCGACGAAGCCGTCGCGGTCGAGCGCCTCCATGTCGTAGCCGGAGGCCTTCACCATCCACTCGATATGCTCCCGGGCGGTCATCCGGAAGCCGGGGTGCTCGGCGCCGACCCGCCTGGCGATCTCGCACAGCACGACGTGGTTCTCGAGCGCCTCCCCCGGCGCGTCGACGAGCTTGGGGCCGAGCATCAGGTGCGTGTGGCCGCCGCCCTTGTAGATGTCGTCATGCTCGGTGAACATCGTCGCCGGCAGGACGATGTCGGCCATCCGGGCGGTCTCGGTCATCATCTGCTCGTGGACGACCGTGAAGAGGTCCTCGCGCCCGAACCCCTGGCGGACCAGCGCCTGCTCGGGCGCCACCACCATCGGGTTGGTGTTCTGGATGAGCATCGCGCCGACCTTGGGACCGCCCTGCAGGGCCTCGGCGTCGCCGGTGAGGATGCGGCCGATCTGCGACTGGTCGAGCCGGCGCGTGGTGGGGTCCAGCGCGTCGGAGCCTTCGATCATCGACTTGTCGAGCTGATAGAGGGCGCCGTTGATGTGGAACGCGCCGCCGCCCTCGTGCTTCCAGGAGCCGAGCACCGTCGCGATGGAGGTCGCCGCGTGCATCGCCGCCGTGCCGTTGCGCTGGCGGGTGAAGCCGTAGCCGAGGCGGAAGTAGGTCTTCGGCGTGGTGCCGACGAGCCTCGCGAACTCCTCGATCGTCTCGACCGGCAACCCCGTGATGGTGGCCGCCCACTCGGGCGTGCGGGTCGCGAGGTGCGCCTCGAGGCCGGCCGGGTCGTCGGCGTGGCTGGCCATGAACTCGCGGTCCGCGTAGCCGTCGCGGAAGGCGACGTGCATGACGGCGCAGGCGAGCGCGGCGTCGGTGCCCGGCCGCAGCACGAGCCCCATGTCCGCCTGCCTGATGGTGTCGTTGGCGTAGACGTCGATCGCCACGACCTTGGCGCCGCGCGATTTGCGGGCGGCCATGGCGTGGGTCATGACGTTGACCTGGGTCGACACCGCGTTGGTGCCCCAGATGACGATGCAGTCGGAGACGCGCATCTCGCGCGGGTCGGGTCCGGCGAGCCGCCCCGTCGCGGCGACGAACCCGGTGTAGGACATCGCGGTGCAGATCGTGTCGTACTGGCGCGAGTAGCGCTTGGTGTTGCGCAGGCGGTGGAGCCCGTCGCGCTGCACCTGGCCCATCGTGCCGGCGTAGTTGTAGGGCCAGACCGCCTGTGAGCCGTGCTCGGCCTCGACCTTCAGGAATCCCTCGGCGACGCGGTCGAACGCCTCGTCCCAGGTGATCCGCCTGAAGTCCGCCGAGCCCTTGGGACCGACGCGGAGCAGCGGATGCAGCACCCGGTCCTTGTGGTGCGAGCGCTCGGCGTAGCGGGCGACCTTCGCGCAGATGACACCCGCCGTGTAGCTGTTCGCGGCCGAGCCGCGGATGCGGCCGATCCGCCCGTCGGCCACCTCCACCTCGAGTGCGCAGCATGAAGGGCAGTCGTGCGGGCACGTGGAGCGGTGGCGAACGGGCGCATTCATCGGCGGGCCTCCAGATTGGAACGAGACGAACCTTAAGGGAGTCCACCCGGCGTGCAAACGCCGGGCCGTTTCACGTCCCGTTGCAGCCCTTTCACGGAAACCGCGGACCCGGCCGCCGGGGCGCCCTACATCGGGTAGGCGATGGTGACGGTGACCTTGTTGTCGCCGTCCTCGCTGACGACGATCTTGGAGGACTCGAAGGTCGGATCGCCGAGCTGGTCGCCGGAGACGCCCCACGGTTCGAGCGGTGCGTCATCGCCGAGGGCGAAGGTGCCGTCGCCGTTCTCGTCGTGCACCACGGCGACCGCGTATTCGCCCGGCACGACCCCTTCGAGGACGGTCGTCAGGGTATCGGCGTCGGCCGGGACCTCGGCGGAATAGGTCCCCTCGCCGGAGAGGAACTCGTCCTCCGTCTGCAGGGCGACCAGGATGTTGCCGGTTCCCGGCTGGATGCCGTCGACGGTGATCGTCACGTCGGCGGCCATGGCCGCGCAGGGTGCCGCGACGGCTCCGGCCACGACGAGCGCGATCGGAAGAGCTCGCAGTCGGTTCATGATTATCCCCTTTGCCCGCGATGGGCGCCTCAGGAGATAAATGCGCCTTCCTGAAGTTGGGTCCAGCCACTCCATGCCGCAGGCGCGATGCATTTCGGAGGGATGCCGTGCGCCGGCGGGGCGCCGCTTACGGCGCGGCCCCCCTCCGCAGGCGCGGTATCAGTACGCCGCGCCGTCGTTCGCGCCCTTCAGCCCCGCGCCCAGGATCCGGGCGAGCAGGCTGCGCCGCCGGGGGGCCATCGCCGGCGCGGGGGCGCCGGTGCGGGCCTCGGAGAGGTCCGGCCGCACGCACAGCGTCTCCGCCTCGACCAGGGCCCCGGCCGGAAGCAGCACCGCCATCGGCACGCCGGGGATCAGCCACTCTGCGACCAGGCGGACGAGCATCGTCCCGGCGTCGGTCTCGATCTCCTCCCGGTCGCGCAGCGGCACGCCCTCGACGAGCTGGCGGCGGACGGCGGCAGCGGCGCACTGGTACATCTCCTCCGAGCCGCCGGTCAGCGTCGGAGCGACGGCGATCTCGAAGCCGGTCAGCGGCAGCAGCCCCTTCGTCATCATCCCGACGGTGCCGTGAAGCCCGTCGTTCTGGGGATGGTAGGGCGCGTACTGCACCAGGATCTCGTGCGGAACCTCGCCCGAGCCGAACGCGGCGAGCACCGTCTCGACGACGTCGGGCGGCAGGAAGAGATCGTTGGGGAGGCTGTGGATGGCGAGGACGTCGCCGCCCGCCTCGGCGATCGCGGCTGCCAGCGTGAGCCCGACCTTCATGCCGAGGAGAGCCGCGAGCTCGCTGGAATCGCGCGGGGTCACGGTCATCCTGACATGCGACTGGTGCGCGCCCAGTGCGGCGGACGGCTCCCAGACCCGGATCGGGTCGAGCCCGTCGTCGGGGGCCTCGTAGCGCGCGCCGACCTGTTCGAGCCGAACCCTGGTGCCGCCGACGACCATGTCCAGCGCATCGCCGCACACCGCCGACCCGGCGTTGCGGAAGATCAGCTCGCGCGTGACGATCTCGAGAACGGCTGCCCAGTCGAGCGCACGCTCCTCGGACCGAAGGACCGTGAAGTGCTGCAACATGCCGTTCATCGTTCGTCTCCTGGCCTTGTTCATTGAGACGGAGGTTTGCCCGCCCCCGATTACCGCCGGCTCAAATCATTCGGTAAAGGAGGGCTGGGGTTGGCGCGGAAAATTGACACGATCATCCGCCGAACGCGCGGTGATAGTCGACCGTTCCGCCCGGCCCGAGCGCGCCGGGCCGCAATTCCAGCGCCATCAGATGCGGCCCGGCGTAGCGGCAGCCGAACCGCGCGGCGACGTCTGCCCTGAAACCGAAGCGTCCATAATATTGCGGATCGCCGAGGACGAAGACGCCGCCATGGCCCGCCTCGCGGGCGGCCGCGATCGCCGCCTCGACGAGGCGCGCGCCGACGCCGCGCCGTCGGAACGGCCCGGCGACCGCGAGCGGGGCGAGCCCCACGGCGTCCACGCCGCGCATGGGGGAGGTCATGACGTGTCCGACGACCGCGCCGCCCCCGCCCTCGATGGCGACCAAGGCGAGCGCATCCGGACGGAGACGGTCGACGAGCTCGGCCTCGTCCGCGCGGCCGAACGCGGCCGTCACGAGGCGTCGCACGGCTGCGACATCCGCCGCGTCCTCCGGCCGGATCATGACAGGGGACAGCACCTGACGGTTGTCCTCATCCTCTCCCATGGGCTACCCCTCACCGTCCACACCAACCGTTTAGGCCGTTCGTGACCGCCCTGCCCCAATCCATCGACGAGACCGAGGCGCTCCTCGCCGCGGCGGACTACATTGCCGACCGGTCGCTCGCCACCGTCCTGTTCCTGGCGCTGCGCCTGCAACGTCCTCTCTTTCTCGAAGGCGAGGCGGGCGTCGGCAAGACCGAGATCGCGAAGGTCCTCGCCAACGCGCTGGGCCGCAAGCTGATCCGCCTGCAGTGCTACGAGGGCCTCGACCAGGCCGCCGCGCTCTACGAGTGGAACTACGCCGCGCAGATGATCGCGATCCGCCAGGCCGAGGCGACGGACGGCGCCACCGAGGATGTCTTCTCGGAGCGTTTCCTGATCAAGCGCCCGCTGCTCGAGGCGCTGGAGACACCGCTCGAGGGGGCCCCCGTCCTGCTGATCGACGAGCTCGACCGGGCCGACGAGGCGTTCGAGGCCTTCCTCCTGGAAATCCTGTCGGACTTCCAGGTGACGATCCCCGAGCTCGGCACCGTTAAGGCGCGCGAGGCGCCGATCGTCATCATCACCACGAACCGGACGCGCGAGATCCACGACGCGCTGAAGCGCCGCTGCCTCTATCACTGGGTGGACTACCCCTCGCTGGCGCGGGAGCGGGAGATCGTGCGGCGGAAGGTGCCGGGCGCCGGTCAGCGCCTTGCCGACGAGGTGGTGTCATTCGTCCAGCGGCTGCGGTCCGGCGACCTCTTCAAGCCGCCGGGGGTGGCGGAGACGCTCGACTGGGCGCAGGCGCTGGCGGAGCTCGACCAGCTCGTGCTGGAACCGGGCGTCGCGGATGACACGCTGGGCGTCCTCCTGAAATACCAGGACGACATCGCCAAGCTGCGCGGTTCGGAGGTGCAGCGCATCATCGAGGAGCTTCGCACGCAGTCCGCCGGCAGCGCGATCTGAGACCGGCTGCGACCCGCGCGCCGTCCCCCCGGGGCGGCGCCGGCCCGAACGGCCCGGTCGGCTTGCTGCGCGGCGGCCGGCATGACATAATTCCTCGATAACCGAGGACATCTAGGTCAGTGCCGATGTTTCACAATATTCCTCGCGAAGTTGTCGCCATCGCGCTCCTCGCCAGCCTCGTCGGCCAGGTGGCGCTGTTCAAGTATTTCGCCTTCGCGATCACGCTCTGACCCCGGAACGCCTACGCGCGACCTCGCCCGAACGCTCCACGCCCGACGCGACACTCCACGCTCCCTGCCCCTGAACGCACCCACGGCGCCGCCGCTCGCGCGCCCAAGGCACGGCGGATCCCGGAGCCTGTTCCCTGGAGCCAGCCGTCGCTGAAGCCCGACAGGAGACGGGCGGCGGCCGGGTCAAGGGCCGGCGCAGCCGGGCGAAGCGAACCCTTGACGCGGCCGCCGGCCGGCTCAGGGCTTCTTCAGCGTCGGCTGGCTCCGGGGAACAGGCGCCGCGCCACTGTTCCATGGTGAAGCCCGAGCCCCCCGGGCCTTCCCGCAATGCACCGCCGAGGTTCACACCGCCCCTTCGCCTCCTTATGTTCACTGAACGCGCGGCGGTGGCCGCGTCCGGCTCCCGTTCCTCACAAGGTATCCCCGTAGCGCCATCGATGACCCGCGTTCCACGAGTTCCGCGCGCATGACCTCAGCGTCCCTTTCGCCTCGGCCGGTCGACGACACCGTGCCGTCCGGCACCGCCGTGCCGGCGGATCCCTCCGCCGACCCGACGGGGCGTCTCGCCGAGAACATCGCCGTGTTCGCCAGGGTGCTGCGCGATTCCGGCCTTCCGGTCGGGCCGGCGCATGCGGTCGACGCGGTGCGGGCGGTCGAGGCGGCCGGGATCGGCTCGCGCACCGACGTCTACGCCGCGCTGCAGGCGGTGTTCGTCCACAAGCGCGACGAGATCGCGGTGTTCGACGCCGCGTTCGACGCGTTCTTCCGCGGCCGCAACTTGCTCGACAAGATGATGGAGCTGCTCTCGCCGGTCGTCGATGAGCGCAAGAGCCCCGAAAAACCCCGTGCCGGCGCGGCCCGCGTCTCCGAGGCGCTGAAGCCGCCGCAGCGCAACGACCGGCCGATGCCGCCGCAGGAGGTCGAGGTCGACGCGCGCCTCACGTCGTCCGACCGGGAGATCCTGCGCAAGAAGGACTTCGCGCAGATGACCGCCGTCGAGCTCGACGAGGCGCGGCGGGCGCTCACGCGTCTCGCCTTCGACGCGGACCGCGTCGTGACGCGCCGCCGCGTCGCCGCCCCGCGCGGGCGCTTCGACGCGCGGCGCTCGATGCGCTCGGCGATGCGGACCGGCGGGGAGCTCATCACGCCGCGCCTCAGCGCGCGGGCGGTCAAGCCGCCGCCCATCGTCGCGCTGTGCGACATCTCCGGCTCCATGGCCGACTACTCGCGCATCATGCTGCATTTCCTGCACGCGCTGGGCGAGCGGCGGCGCGTCTCGACCTTCCTGTTCGGCACGCGGCTCACCAACGTCACCCGCGCGCTGACGCGGCGCGACCCGGACGAGGCGCTGACCCTGTGCTCGGACCAGGTGGCGGACTGGTCGGGCGGCACGCGGATCGGCGAGGCGCTGGAGCGGTTCAACCGGGACTGGTCGCGGCGCGTCCTGTCCGGCGGGCCCATCGTCCTCCTGGTCACCGACGGTCTGGAGCGCGACGGCGACCTCGACCGGCTGGCGCAGGAGGCGGACCGTCTGCGGCGCTCCTGCCGGCAGCTCGTCTTCCTCAACCCGCTCTTGCGCTACGACGGGTTCGAGCCGCGCGCACAGGGGATCCGCACGCTGCTGCCACACGTCGACGCGATGCGCCCGATCCATTCGGTGGAGAGCGTCGCCGAACTCGCGGCGGTCCTGACGGCGCGCCGCTAGCGCATCGACCGCCCGGTCGAGCGCACCAGGCGCCGGTTCCATCGGACCCCGCGCCCGGCCCTGCCCCACCCCGACGACATCCCGCCGCCGGTCCCGCGCCGGCCGGCCACGAGCCGCCGACGGGAAACGATCCACAGGGTGCATTCCCGCCTGGCAATTCCGATCCGTCCCGCCCGGATCCGCATCATCAAAATGTGACGATGTGTCATGCCCCCTGCCGAGGCACTTGCCCGCGCTTTAAGCGGTGCCGCGGATTGGCGAAAAGCGCGGGGGCTCGCGCGCGATCACGAAGTTGTTCATTTTGTTGCAGAAACTGGGCGGGTTTTACGGACTTGGTAAAGGTCCGCACGTGTGCCAGAAGTCGGCTGGACCGTGTCACCCGAGACACACTGTCGACCAACAAAGGGACTCATATGCGGCTCCGCACGATTGCAACAGCAACATTCGCCGTCACCCTCAGCTCCGCCGGTGCCTACGCTCAAGATGCCTCCGGCAGCTTCGACGCGAAGAGCGCAATTGAAACCTTTTTCGACAACGCTGCCTCCATCGGTGCCACGACCAGCACCTATGGCTCCATCGATACCGAAGGCGACACCGTCACGGTCAGCGACGTCGCGCTGACCTGGACCTGGAACTTCACCACCGACCAGGGCGCGGGGAACGCCGTGAACCTGTCGGTGAAGGTGCCCAGTCTGCAGCTCACCTCGCTGGGCTTCGACGGCACGCTCTACAGCGCGGACCGCATCGCGCTGCCGGAGACAGACGTCTCGCTGACCCTCGACAGCGAGGACGAGGACTTCAGCTACCAGTTCGTCATGAAGGACTACGTCACCGAGAGCCCGTCCTGGGCAGCGGTGCCGGCGCTGCAGGAGAACGCCGCGGCGCCGATCTCCCGCTTCGCGCCGATCATCGACGCGGTCCTCAAGCAGAACCACGC
The window above is part of the Acuticoccus sediminis genome. Proteins encoded here:
- a CDS encoding FliI/YscN family ATPase translates to MGALERLADVLDGYTEPAVRLSGVVCEANPTDRFVRGLSRHAALGDQLLIHHHDGAALAEVVRIDRERVTASPYERRHAAFIGAGAALVGRFELRPCDEWLGRVVDALGRPLDHGEPLPLGPVRRVDADPPKAMKRAPLNRALRTGVKVLDIFAPLVEGQRVGIFAGSGVGKSTLLGMIGAAATFDVVVAALVGERGREVMETLDGPLAEHRDRTVAVVSTGDETPMMRRLAPMTAMAVAEYFREQGKRVLLVVDSLTRYAHAARDVALAAGEPPVSRGYPPSVFADMARLVERAGRTGLLGSITGVFAVLVDGDDMDEPVADTARGTLDGHIVLSRAIAEQGRLPAVDPLASLSRLADKAFRHDEWELSRRLRALISRFEDTRDLRLLGGYKPGSDAELDKAVQVVPHVYEALVQMPADKPSEDAFAELAALLTGRTAGGEADPPSA
- a CDS encoding molybdopterin-dependent oxidoreductase; translation: MNAPVRHRSTCPHDCPSCCALEVEVADGRIGRIRGSAANSYTAGVICAKVARYAERSHHKDRVLHPLLRVGPKGSADFRRITWDEAFDRVAEGFLKVEAEHGSQAVWPYNYAGTMGQVQRDGLHRLRNTKRYSRQYDTICTAMSYTGFVAATGRLAGPDPREMRVSDCIVIWGTNAVSTQVNVMTHAMAARKSRGAKVVAIDVYANDTIRQADMGLVLRPGTDAALACAVMHVAFRDGYADREFMASHADDPAGLEAHLATRTPEWAATITGLPVETIEEFARLVGTTPKTYFRLGYGFTRQRNGTAAMHAATSIATVLGSWKHEGGGAFHINGALYQLDKSMIEGSDALDPTTRRLDQSQIGRILTGDAEALQGGPKVGAMLIQNTNPMVVAPEQALVRQGFGREDLFTVVHEQMMTETARMADIVLPATMFTEHDDIYKGGGHTHLMLGPKLVDAPGEALENHVVLCEIARRVGAEHPGFRMTAREHIEWMVKASGYDMEALDRDGFVDLNPDFETAHYLDGFGYPDGKFRFSPDWTKIPHNNNGPMGPVGEMPRFPDQWDVIEAATEREPFRLVTAPARSFLNSTFNDTPSSLAKEGEPVVMVHSEDAAAAGIADGSLVRLVNARGAVRLKAKVFDGVVRGTLICEGLHRNGDFRDGRGINMLTGADAVAPHGGAAFHDVRVALEAVADEVLEEAAVAEPV
- a CDS encoding DUF2141 domain-containing protein codes for the protein MNRLRALPIALVVAGAVAAPCAAMAADVTITVDGIQPGTGNILVALQTEDEFLSGEGTYSAEVPADADTLTTVLEGVVPGEYAVAVVHDENGDGTFALGDDAPLEPWGVSGDQLGDPTFESSKIVVSEDGDNKVTVTIAYPM
- a CDS encoding GNAT family N-acetyltransferase — protein: MGEDEDNRQVLSPVMIRPEDAADVAAVRRLVTAAFGRADEAELVDRLRPDALALVAIEGGGGAVVGHVMTSPMRGVDAVGLAPLAVAGPFRRRGVGARLVEAAIAAAREAGHGGVFVLGDPQYYGRFGFRADVAARFGCRYAGPHLMALELRPGALGPGGTVDYHRAFGG
- a CDS encoding AAA family ATPase, producing MTALPQSIDETEALLAAADYIADRSLATVLFLALRLQRPLFLEGEAGVGKTEIAKVLANALGRKLIRLQCYEGLDQAAALYEWNYAAQMIAIRQAEATDGATEDVFSERFLIKRPLLEALETPLEGAPVLLIDELDRADEAFEAFLLEILSDFQVTIPELGTVKAREAPIVIITTNRTREIHDALKRRCLYHWVDYPSLAREREIVRRKVPGAGQRLADEVVSFVQRLRSGDLFKPPGVAETLDWAQALAELDQLVLEPGVADDTLGVLLKYQDDIAKLRGSEVQRIIEELRTQSAGSAI
- a CDS encoding vWA domain-containing protein: MTSASLSPRPVDDTVPSGTAVPADPSADPTGRLAENIAVFARVLRDSGLPVGPAHAVDAVRAVEAAGIGSRTDVYAALQAVFVHKRDEIAVFDAAFDAFFRGRNLLDKMMELLSPVVDERKSPEKPRAGAARVSEALKPPQRNDRPMPPQEVEVDARLTSSDREILRKKDFAQMTAVELDEARRALTRLAFDADRVVTRRRVAAPRGRFDARRSMRSAMRTGGELITPRLSARAVKPPPIVALCDISGSMADYSRIMLHFLHALGERRRVSTFLFGTRLTNVTRALTRRDPDEALTLCSDQVADWSGGTRIGEALERFNRDWSRRVLSGGPIVLLVTDGLERDGDLDRLAQEADRLRRSCRQLVFLNPLLRYDGFEPRAQGIRTLLPHVDAMRPIHSVESVAELAAVLTARR